Proteins found in one Gopherus flavomarginatus isolate rGopFla2 chromosome 18, rGopFla2.mat.asm, whole genome shotgun sequence genomic segment:
- the HIPK4 gene encoding homeodomain-interacting protein kinase 4 isoform X2, translating into MVTIESGNECFDVIEILGKGTFGEVVKSWRRTTGEMVAVKILKNDAYRRRIIKNELKLLQTMAGVDSEESHIIHFHTFFHDEMKFYLVFELLEQNLFDFQKENNFSPLPVKHIRTVTAQVLKALAKLKELSIIHTDLKPENIMLVDQMRYPFRVKVIDFGSASIFNEVRYVKEPYIQSRFYRAPEILLGLPFCEKVDVWSLGCIMAELHLGWPLYPGNNEYDQIRYICETQGMPKHSLLNVARKAHHFFKRNPHAELVTKWQLKSSSEYLAETKVKSVERRKYVLKSLEQMESVNIQKMIYPDNEALAENFDLRSMVELIKRMLTWDSHERITPSAALKHPFISMQLLRLSYELTQYYQLCLRGFQESIKWEGKDKQKTAFCSAMEEDTFYPAQEYFKEEEHVHGIPGLSSVQRTIDQMDDLSIAESGREAVMNLLGEGARMGASESSIPAEVADMTLGHMGVHKATYQNPRLNHEQHQEPIQAYYGSRHGSSKHRKHPRHTKSDPTFGNLILLGQQSPGDTVTWENESNAGISPVASSLPEPSSLDDQRHPLSPTTKRAQLELPDPEPQLPSASTWLSGDDWLIERSGERVHIKSTLHHTQNRHQPYLQHIASHH; encoded by the exons ATGGTAACAATCGAGTCAGGCAATGAATGTTTTGACGTCATAGAGATTTTGGGGAAAGGCACCTTCGGGGAAGTGGTGAAGAGCTGGCGGAGGACCACGGGGGAGATGGTGGCTGTCAAAATTCTGAAGAATGATGCCTATCGGCGCAGGATCATTAAAAATGAACTAAAGCTGCTGCAGACCATGGCAGGGGTGGACTCAGAGGAGTCACACATTATCCATTTCCACACGTTCTTCCATGATGAGATGAAGTTCTACTTGGTCTTTGAGCTCTTGGAACAAAATCTATTTGACTTTCAGAAGGAGAACAATTTCTCTCCTCTGCCGGTCAAGCACATCCGGACAGTGACCGCCCAGGTGCTCAAAGCCCTGGCCAAGCTGAAGGAGCTTTCCATCATCCACACGGATCTGAAACCTGAGAACATAATGCTGGTTGACCAAATGAGGTACCCTTTCCGAGTCAAAGTTATTGACTTTGGGTCAGCCAGCATCTTCAATGAGGTGCGCTACGTCAAGGAGCCATACATCCAATCCCGTTTCTACCGGGCACCAGAGATCTTGCTGGGCCTACCTTTCTGTGAGAAGGTGGACGTGTGGTCTCTGGGCTGCATTATGGCAGAGCTGCACTTAGGCTGGCCCCTCTACCCTGGGAACAATGAGTATGACCAGATCAGGTACATCTGCGAGACCCAAGGGATGCCCAAGCACAGCCTGCTCAATGTAGCCAGGAAAGCTCACCACTTCTTCAAGAGAAACCCGCATGCTGAACTGGTAACCAAGTGGCAGCTGAAATCCTCATCCGAGTACTTGGCAGAGACCAAGGTGAAATCTGTGGAGAGGAGGAAGTATGTTCTCAAGTCCCTGGAACAGATGGAGTCGGTGAACATCCAAAAGATGATCTACCCAGACaatgaagccctggctgagaaCTTTGACCTGAGAAGTATGGTGGAGTTGATCAAGAGGATGCTGACCTGGGACTCGCATGAGAGGATCACGCCAAGTGCAGCCCTGAAGCACCCTTTTATCTCTATGCAGTTGCTTAGACTGAGCTATGAGCTCACCCAATACTACCAGCTCTGTCTGCGGGGCTTCCAGGAGTCCATCAAGTGGGAGGGCAAGGACAAGCAGAAAACAGCCTTTTGCAGTGCCATGGAAGAGGACACCTTCTACCCGGCACAAGAGTATTTCAAGGAGGAGGAGCACGTGCATGGCATCCCTGGCCTCTCCAGCGTCCAGAGGACCATCGACCAGATGGACGATCTGAGCATCGCCGAGTCAGGCAGAGAGGCTGTCATGAACTTGTTAGGGGAAGGTGCCAGGATGGGAGCGTCTGAGTCCTCCATTCCTGCTGAAGTGGCCGACATGACCCTGGGCCACATGGGAGTTCACAAAGCCACTTACCAGAACCCCCGGTTAAACCATGAGCAGCATCAGGAGCCAATCCAGGCCTATTACGGAAGCCGGCATGGTAGCTCCAAACACCGCAAGCACCCTCGTCACACCAAGTCTGACCCCACTTTTGGGAACTTGATCCTACTGGGACAGCAGTCTCCTGGGGATACCGTCACCTGGGAAAATGAGAGCAATGCTGGCATTTCCCCTGttgcctcttccctccctgagCCAAGCAGCCTGGATGATCAGAGACATCCACTTTCTCCCACCACTAAG AGAGCCCAGCTGGAGCTGCCCGACCCTGAGCCGCAGCTGCCTAGCGCCAGCACATGGCTGAGTGGTGATGACTGGCTGATTGAGAGGAGCGGGGAGAGAGTCCACATCAAGAGCACGCTCCACCACACGCAGAACAGGCACCAGCCCTACCTGCAGCACATCGCGAGCCATCACTGA
- the HIPK4 gene encoding homeodomain-interacting protein kinase 4 isoform X1, with translation MVTIESGNECFDVIEILGKGTFGEVVKSWRRTTGEMVAVKILKNDAYRRRIIKNELKLLQTMAGVDSEESHIIHFHTFFHDEMKFYLVFELLEQNLFDFQKENNFSPLPVKHIRTVTAQVLKALAKLKELSIIHTDLKPENIMLVDQMRYPFRVKVIDFGSASIFNEVRYVKEPYIQSRFYRAPEILLGLPFCEKVDVWSLGCIMAELHLGWPLYPGNNEYDQIRYICETQGMPKHSLLNVARKAHHFFKRNPHAELVTKWQLKSSSEYLAETKVKSVERRKYVLKSLEQMESVNIQKMIYPDNEALAENFDLRSMVELIKRMLTWDSHERITPSAALKHPFISMQLLRLSYELTQYYQLCLRGFQESIKWEGKDKQKTAFCSAMEEDTFYPAQEYFKEEEHVHGIPGLSSVQRTIDQMDDLSIAESGREAVMNLLGEGARMGASESSIPAEVADMTLGHMGVHKATYQNPRLNHEQHQEPIQAYYGSRHGSSKHRKHPRHTKSDPTFGNLILLGQQSPGDTVTWENESNAGISPVASSLPEPSSLDDQRHPLSPTTKVPGTGPFWLGRSCVVSLLGVTFLGVS, from the coding sequence ATGGTAACAATCGAGTCAGGCAATGAATGTTTTGACGTCATAGAGATTTTGGGGAAAGGCACCTTCGGGGAAGTGGTGAAGAGCTGGCGGAGGACCACGGGGGAGATGGTGGCTGTCAAAATTCTGAAGAATGATGCCTATCGGCGCAGGATCATTAAAAATGAACTAAAGCTGCTGCAGACCATGGCAGGGGTGGACTCAGAGGAGTCACACATTATCCATTTCCACACGTTCTTCCATGATGAGATGAAGTTCTACTTGGTCTTTGAGCTCTTGGAACAAAATCTATTTGACTTTCAGAAGGAGAACAATTTCTCTCCTCTGCCGGTCAAGCACATCCGGACAGTGACCGCCCAGGTGCTCAAAGCCCTGGCCAAGCTGAAGGAGCTTTCCATCATCCACACGGATCTGAAACCTGAGAACATAATGCTGGTTGACCAAATGAGGTACCCTTTCCGAGTCAAAGTTATTGACTTTGGGTCAGCCAGCATCTTCAATGAGGTGCGCTACGTCAAGGAGCCATACATCCAATCCCGTTTCTACCGGGCACCAGAGATCTTGCTGGGCCTACCTTTCTGTGAGAAGGTGGACGTGTGGTCTCTGGGCTGCATTATGGCAGAGCTGCACTTAGGCTGGCCCCTCTACCCTGGGAACAATGAGTATGACCAGATCAGGTACATCTGCGAGACCCAAGGGATGCCCAAGCACAGCCTGCTCAATGTAGCCAGGAAAGCTCACCACTTCTTCAAGAGAAACCCGCATGCTGAACTGGTAACCAAGTGGCAGCTGAAATCCTCATCCGAGTACTTGGCAGAGACCAAGGTGAAATCTGTGGAGAGGAGGAAGTATGTTCTCAAGTCCCTGGAACAGATGGAGTCGGTGAACATCCAAAAGATGATCTACCCAGACaatgaagccctggctgagaaCTTTGACCTGAGAAGTATGGTGGAGTTGATCAAGAGGATGCTGACCTGGGACTCGCATGAGAGGATCACGCCAAGTGCAGCCCTGAAGCACCCTTTTATCTCTATGCAGTTGCTTAGACTGAGCTATGAGCTCACCCAATACTACCAGCTCTGTCTGCGGGGCTTCCAGGAGTCCATCAAGTGGGAGGGCAAGGACAAGCAGAAAACAGCCTTTTGCAGTGCCATGGAAGAGGACACCTTCTACCCGGCACAAGAGTATTTCAAGGAGGAGGAGCACGTGCATGGCATCCCTGGCCTCTCCAGCGTCCAGAGGACCATCGACCAGATGGACGATCTGAGCATCGCCGAGTCAGGCAGAGAGGCTGTCATGAACTTGTTAGGGGAAGGTGCCAGGATGGGAGCGTCTGAGTCCTCCATTCCTGCTGAAGTGGCCGACATGACCCTGGGCCACATGGGAGTTCACAAAGCCACTTACCAGAACCCCCGGTTAAACCATGAGCAGCATCAGGAGCCAATCCAGGCCTATTACGGAAGCCGGCATGGTAGCTCCAAACACCGCAAGCACCCTCGTCACACCAAGTCTGACCCCACTTTTGGGAACTTGATCCTACTGGGACAGCAGTCTCCTGGGGATACCGTCACCTGGGAAAATGAGAGCAATGCTGGCATTTCCCCTGttgcctcttccctccctgagCCAAGCAGCCTGGATGATCAGAGACATCCACTTTCTCCCACCACTAAGGTACCAGGGACAGGTCCATTTTGGCTGGGCAGGAGCTGTGTTGTTTCATTATTAGGAGTCACCTTTCTTGGGGTCAGCTGA